A stretch of the Alnus glutinosa chromosome 6, dhAlnGlut1.1, whole genome shotgun sequence genome encodes the following:
- the LOC133870922 gene encoding plasma membrane ATPase 4 — translation MGGDKGISLEEIKNESVDLERIPIEEVFEQLKCAREGLTAEEGANRLQVFGPNKLEEKKESKLLKFLGFMWNPLSWVMEAAALMAIALANGGGRPPDWQDFVGIVVLLLINSTISFIEENNAGNAAAALMAGLAPKTKVLRDGRWTEQDASILVPGDIISIKLGDIIPADARLLEGDPLKIDQSALTGESLPVTKNPSDEVFSGSTCKQGELEAVVIATGVHTFFGKAAHLVDSTNQVGHFQKVLTAIGNFCICSIAVGIVIELIVMYPIQHREYRDGIDNLLVLLIGGIPIAMPTVLSVTMAIGSHRLSQQGAITKRMTAIEEMAGMDVLCSDKTGTLTLNKLTVDRNLIEVFAKGVEKEYVMLLAARASRTENQDAIDAAIVGMLADPKEARAGVREIHFFPFNPVDKRTALTYIDESGNWHRASKGAPEQIITLCNCKEDVKKRVHSVIDKFAERGLRSLAVARQEIPEKTKDSPGAPWQFVGLLPLFDPPRHDSAETIRRALNLGVNVKMITGDQLAIAKETGRRLGMGTNMYPSSSLLGQDKDASIAALPVDELIEKADGFAGVFPEHKYEIVKKLQERKHICGMTGDGVNDAPALKKADIGIAVADATDAARGASDIVLTEPGLSVIISAVLTSRAIFQRMKNYTIYAVSITIRIVFGFMFIALIWKFDFAPFMVLIIAILNDGTIMTISKDRVKPSPQPDSWKLKEIFATGIVLGGYMALMTVIFFWVMSDTDFFSDKFGVRSLRGRDTEMMAALYLQVSIISQALIFVTRSRSWSFVERPGLLLLTAFILAQLVATFIAVYANWGFARIKGCGWGWAGVIWLYSVVTYIPLDILKFIIRYIQSGKAWDNLLENKTAFTTKKDYGKEEREAQWAAAQRTLHGLQPPERTNLFPEKSSYRELSEIAEQAKRRAEVARLRELNTLKGHVESVVKLKGLDIDTIQQHYTV, via the exons ATGGGCGGCGATAAGGGCATCAGCCTCGAGGAGATCAAGAACGAGTCCGTTGATCTG GAACGGATTCCAATTGAGGAAGTGTTTGAGCAGCTGAAATGTGCGAGGGAAGGTCTAACAGCAGAGGAAGGAGCCAACAGGCTTCAAGTTTTTGGACCAAACAAACTAGAAGAGAAAAAG GAAAGCAAACTTCTcaagtttttgggttttatgTGGAACCCATTGTCTTGGGTCATGGAAGCTGCTGCTCTCATGGCTATAGCCTTGGCAAATGGCGGTGGAAGGCCTCCGGATTGGCAGGACTTTGTTGGTATCGTTGTCCTATTGCTGATAAACTCCACAATCAGTTTCATTGAAGAAAACAATGCTGGTAATGCAGCTGCAGCCCTTATGGCTGGTCTTGCTCCCAAGACTAAG GTTCTGAGAGATGGTCGATGGACTGAGCAAGATGCTTCGATTTTGGTTCCCGGAGACATTATCAGCATTAAACTGGGAGATATTATTCCTGCCGATGCTCGTCTTCTTGAGGGTGATCCGTTAAAGATTGATCAATCTGCTCTCACTGGAGAATCCCTTCCTGTCACCAAGAACCCCTCTGATGAAGTATTTTCTGGCTCAACATGTAAACAGGGTGAATTAGAAGCAGTCGTAATTGCTACTGGTGTCCACACCTTTTTTGGTAAAGCTGCCCATTTGGTGGATAGCACCAATCAAGTTGGGCACTTCCAGAAAGTTCTCACTGCAATCGGTAATTTCTGTATTTGTTCAATTGCTGTTGGAATCGTCATTGAGCTTATAGTCATGTACCCAATACAGCATCGTGAGTATAGGGATGGAATTGACAATCTACTGGTTCTCTTGATCGGAGGAATTCCTATTGCCATGCCAACTGTTTTGTCTGTCACAATGGCTATTGGTTCCCATAGGCTCTCTCAGCAAGGTGCCATCACAAAGAGAATGACTGCCATTGAAGAAATGGCAGGCATGGATGTTCTCTGCAGTGACAAAACAGGGACTCTAACCCTGAATAAGTTGACCGTTGACAGAAACTTGATTGAAGTGTTTGCCAAGGGCGTGGAGAAAGAGTATGTTATGCTTCTTGCagcaagggcttctaggactgaAAATCAAGATGCCATTGATGCTGCTATTGTAGGAATGCTTGCAGATCCTAAGGAG GCAAGAGCTGGTGTAAGAGAGATTCATTTCTTTCCATTCAACCCTGTAGATAAGAGGACTGCTCTGACCTACATTGATGAGAGTGGAAATTGGCATCGTGCTAGTAAAGGTGCTCCTGAGCAG ATAATAACCCTTTGCAACTGCAAGGAGGATGTTAAGAAAAGGGTTCATTCAGTGATTGATAAATTTGCAGAACGTGGACTTCGATCTTTAGCTGTTGCAAGACAG GAAATACCTGAGAAGACAAAAGATAGCCCAGGGGCACCATGGCAGTTTGTTGGTTTGTTGCCTCTGTTTGATCCTCCCAGGCATGACAGTGCAGAAACCATCAGAAGGGCCCTTAACCTTGGTGTGAATGTCAAGATGATTACTG GGGACCAGCTTGCCATTGCCAAGGAAACTGGTCGGAGACTTGGAATGGGCACAAACATGTACCCCTCTTCTTCATTGCTTGGCCAAGACAAGGATGCTTCCATTGCAGCCCTCCCTGTAGACGAGTTGATTGAGAAGGCTGACGGATTTGCTGGAGTTTTTCCAG AACACAAATATGAAATTGTTAAGAAGCTGCAAGAGAGGAAGCACATTTGTGGAATGACAGGAGATGGTGTCAATGATGCCCCTGCTTTAAAGAAGGCAGATATTGGAATTGCTGTTGCTGATGCTACTGATGCTGCTAGAGGTGCTTCAGACATCGTCCTCACTGAACCTGGTTTGAGTGTCATTATAAGTGCCGTGCTGACCAGCAGGGCTATTTTCCAAAGGATGAAGAATTATACG ATCTATGCAGTTTCAATCACTATTCGTATAGTG TTTGGCTTCATGTTTATTGCTTTGATATGGAAGTTTGACTTTGCACCATTCATGGTTCTAATTATTGCCATCCTAAATGACG GTACAATTATGACGATATCAAAGGATCGGGTGAAGCCATCTCCACAGCCAGACAGCTGGAAACTGAAAGAAATATTTGCTACTGGAATTGTGCTTGGAGGTTACATGGCGCTAATGACAGTGATCTTCTTCTGGGTTATGAGCGATACCGACTTTTTCTCG GACAAGTTTGGTGTGAGGTCACTGAGGGGCAGAGATACCGAAATGATGGCAGCCTTATACCTGCAAGTTAGTATTATAAGCCAAGCCCTTATTTTCGTCACAAGGTCTCGCAGCTGGTCCTTCGTTGAACGACCTGGACTTCTCTTGCTCACTGCTTTTATACTTGCTCAGCTG GTAGCAACTTTCATAGCAGTCTATGCAAATTGGGGTTTTGCACGGATAAAAGGATGTGGCTGGGGTTGGGCTGGTGTAATCTGGCTTTATAGCGTTGTAACATATATCCCACTTGATATCTTGAAATTTATAATCCGCTACATTCAGAGTGGGAAGGCCTGGGATAACCTTTTGGAGAACAAG ACTGCCTTTACTACTAAGAAAGACTatggaaaagaagagagagaagcacAATGGGCAGCTGCACAGAGGACCCTACATGGCCTTCAACCACCGGAAAGAACCAACCTTTTCCCGGAGAAGAGTAGTTACAGGGAGCTTTCAGAGATAGCAGAGCAAGCCAAGCGACGGGCTGAGGTTGCAAG GCTGAGGGAGCTAAATACACTGAAGGGGCACGTTGAGTCAGTGGTGAAGCTGAAAGGACTTGACATCGATACAATTCAACAACACTACACAGTATGA
- the LOC133871793 gene encoding peroxidase 16-like produces MNAKAMSIRTTQSLLLLSMILLLFSTATYAQLRRDYYRHSCPNVEAIVRSAVKKKFHQTFVTAPATLRLFFHDCFVQGCDASVILASRNHGSEKDSPDNLSLAGDGFDTVIKAKAAVDSVPTCRNKVSCADILAMATRDVVALAGGPFYAVELGRLDGRTSTKASVGHHLPGPDFNLDQLSALFAKHGLTLTNLVALSGAHTLGFAHCGRFSDRIYKFRSKNKIDPTLNPVYAKDLQQQCPRKVDPRIAINMDPTTPRTFDNVYYKNLQQGKGLFTSDQSLFTDKRSRYIVNHFASDNTAFKRAFVAAMTKLGRVGVKTGKQGEIRHDCTMVNY; encoded by the exons ATGAACGCAAAAGCCATGAGCATTCGCACCACCcaaagccttcttcttctttccatgATCCTACTCCTCTTCAGCACTGCAACTTATGCTCAACTTCGTCGTGATTATTACCGGCATTCATGCCCCAATGTGGAAGCAATCGTCCGCTCGGCAGTGAAGAAGAAATTCCACCAGACATTCGTGACAGCTCCGGCCACTCTCAGGCTCTTCTTCCACGACTGTTTCGTCCAG GGTTGTGATGCTTCGGTCATACTGGCTTCTAGAAATCACGGATCGGAGAAGGACAGCCCGGATAATCTTTCACTAGCTGGGGATGGGTTTGACACGGTGATTAAAGCCAAAGCTGCTGTTGATAGTGTCCCCACCTGCAGGAATAAGGTTTCTTGTGCTGACATCTTGGCCATGGCCACCAGGGATGTCGTTGCTTTG GCAGGGGGACCATTCTATGCTGTCGAATTGGGAAGACTTGATGGGAGGACCTCCACCAAGGCTTCCGTCGGACACCACCTCCCTGGTCCTGATTTTAATTTGGATCAGCTCTCTGCCTTGTTTGCCAAACATGGCCTTACCCTAACAAATCTAGTCGCACTATCAG GAGCACATACTCTGGGGTTCGCACACTGCGGCCGATTCTCCGATCGGATTTACAAGTTCAGAAGCAAGAACAAAATAGATCCAACGCTTAACCCGGTATACGCAAAGGATCTCCAACAACAGTGCCCGAGAAAGGTGGACCCGAGAATTGCGATTAACATGGACCCAACCACGCCTCGAACATTTGACAACGTGTACTACAAGAATCTTCAGCAGGGGAAGGGGCTTTTCACCTCCGATCAATCTCTTTTTACAGACAAGAGATCGAGATACATTGTCAACCACTTTGCTTCCGACAACACCGCCTTCAAACGGGCTTTTGTTGCTGCCATGACTAAGCTTGGCCGGGTCGGGGTCAAGACTGGAAAACAAGGCGAAATTAGGCACGATTGCACAATGGTGAactattaa